TATCAACAGCCTTCTGAACGCAACAGTTGTGCATGATAAAACGAACACCCCCGTCAATCCAAATCAAGAGCTCATTGCGCAGGGCGCAGCCAATGTAGCTTCTGCATGTTTTGGAGGATTGCCTGTAAGCGCAACATTATCTAGAACGCTTGTCAATATTGAGCAAGGCGCAAAAACATCTTTATCTTCACTATTTCAGGCGATCTTTGTTTGGGTATTGCTTTTATTTTCCCTGCCGCTCCTAAAAAAAATCCCCTTGGCATGCCTCAATGCCGTTCTATTATCCATTGCCTTTGATATTCTTGAACCCAAAAAACTATGGGAACAAATCAAACTTCCTCATGGCGAATCTGTTGTATGTATGACCACATTTTTCTTAACCATCTTTGTAAACAATGGTGTAGCTATTTTGGTTGGAACAATGATCGCAGCATTCTTGTTTATTCATAAGATGAGTCATATGACGAATGTTCAATCTGAATCAACATTTAGTGATATTCATGAAGGCATTAAAGTGTACCACATAGACGGCCCCTTCTTTTTTGGGGCATCAAGTCGCTTAAAAGTCTTGCTTGAAGAAGATAAGATTACAGATAAGGTGATTGTTTTCGATTTAAAAAATATGCCGCTCATCGATTCAACAGGCAGTGTATTGTTAACAAAGATCATTAAAGAAAATAAAGATACGGAATTTATTATGATCAATGTTAATGAGGAAATTCAAGCATTCTTTCAACATATCGGTTTATCAAAAAAGCGTCACTATAGCGTAACAAATAATTTGGAAGAAGCGATTAAAATTGCAAAACAGATTATCAAAGAAAAGAAAAAAGAGGAAAAAACGAACCATGAAACAACTGAAACGTAATCTAGAATCAGCATCTGAAATGCAGAAAAAAAACTATAATATAGTTGAAGACTCGAGCGATAAGGAGATCACAATCAAAATGTCTAAAACAACACTTTTCTTTGTCATTATTATGCAATTTGTAATTGTGAGCTTATTTTTTATGCTTGGATTTGTTCTAGCATGGAGCTACGGAACTCAAACAACCCCTTCTTCTTTTGCAAAACCGCTTCATGAACATCACAACACACAAATTCTCCAAGATGTTGAAAATTTATCCAAACCTAAATCATGACATTATACAAGT
The genomic region above belongs to Alphaproteobacteria bacterium and contains:
- a CDS encoding SulP family inorganic anion transporter, producing the protein MFPNIFKGYSREEAAQDIIASVTVGLIAFPLALSISTATGLPPQAGLVATIIGGILAAILGGTRFVVSGPNTIFFFTIIEAFNTVGFEGLLLATFIMGLILIGAGFAKLGFIIDYVPYSVTLGFMSGLSVVIISMVLKECLGLTQPLAHGNLIIQSWTLYFTNFWNTNIFSFLMSVIVITSLRYYKGSRYPVFIGAILATTLIAMIFRLPVETIGSRYADFSTIFSRARIPNLLSINLFVESLPYALTMTAVAVINSLLNATVVHDKTNTPVNPNQELIAQGAANVASACFGGLPVSATLSRTLVNIEQGAKTSLSSLFQAIFVWVLLLFSLPLLKKIPLACLNAVLLSIAFDILEPKKLWEQIKLPHGESVVCMTTFFLTIFVNNGVAILVGTMIAAFLFIHKMSHMTNVQSESTFSDIHEGIKVYHIDGPFFFGASSRLKVLLEEDKITDKVIVFDLKNMPLIDSTGSVLLTKIIKENKDTEFIMINVNEEIQAFFQHIGLSKKRHYSVTNNLEEAIKIAKQIIKEKKKEEKTNHETTET